One window of Athalia rosae chromosome 2, iyAthRosa1.1, whole genome shotgun sequence genomic DNA carries:
- the LOC105684538 gene encoding uncharacterized protein LOC105684538: MFRAWMAIGLMAAIAANCGLAFVVDRSAGAWDAVPNLDAEHASSVDRVLNGKMQVTGMDKVLQSSDAKKSAKQAEEFAPDDTSREKRSEVVIMASDGISRGTKSFKESKDSPNLLVDENSAKDSSLPRNVVLLLIDETSQDKDAMWNSFRTKHDFAVQGLLQSCRNNEINPLKFNRGNDATALGNKDCECEHFLRANIGALLSWARHAKVMTTGAVSATNFSIPAAIGYDGPVSINEAEDNGVKREIRRPKPEFHDAWRLIDLDRQPGASKMEGATSYDGMWDVFDMFSRIRMAFFRTLLDSLDGNRGAQDDEFAPRRPSPPQSNLVDLVSDTVKELKSASNEKGYMLVAAAPGNDLSSTVDLLNREISPKDTLLVVAGICSADKKPVPFYASGPGAKSLLEARSVWDLPVAIKTAVTGGCRGAGCRVRRHEQTLPVLSRAAAPLIPAGEDSVPNLRRVERQDEAAAAGSGISADAVTLMLSLATSVVATLAVKF; encoded by the exons ATGTTCAGAGCATGGATGGCAATCGGGTTGATGGCGGCGATCGCCGCCAACTGCGGACTCGCGTTTGTCGTAGACCGATCAG CCGGTGCGTGGGATGCGGTGCCCAATTTGGACGCCGAACATGCGTCGTCGGTGGACCGGgtgttgaatggaaaaatgcaGGTGACCGGAATGGACAAGGTGTTGCAATCGTCCGATGCGAAAAAGTCAGCGAAACAAGCCGAAGAATTCGCGCCGGACGATACCTCCAGGGAAAAGCGATCGGAGGTCGTGATAATGGCGTCGGACGGCATTAGCCGCGGCACTAAATCCTTCAAGGAATCTAAGGACTCGCCGAATCTTCTGGTCGATGAAAATTCCGCCAAGGATTCCAGCCTGCCGCGAAACGTCGTGCTGCTGCTGATCGACGAGACTAGCCAGGACAAGGACGCGATGTGGAATTCCTTCAGAACGAAGCACGACTTCGCCGTCCAAGGATTGCTGCAG AGCTGCCGCAACAACGAGATCAACCCGCTGAAATTCAATCGCGGAAACGACGCGACGGCCCTCGGCAACAAGGACTGCGAGTGCGAGCATTTCCTGCGCGCCAACATCGGGGCTCTTCTCTCCTGGGCTCGCCACGCCAAGGTGATGACCACCGGAGCGGTATCCGCCACCAATTTCTCCATCCCCGCGGCAATCGGCTACGATGGACCGGTGAGCATCAACGAAGCTGAGGACAACGGCGTGAAGCGTGAAATCCGCCGCCCCAAACCCGAGTTCCACGACGCCTGGCGCCTGATCGACTTGGACAGACAACCCGGAGCTTCCAAAATGGAAG GAGCGACGAGCTACGACGGCATGTGGGACGTATTTGACATGTTCTCGAGGATCCGCATGGCCTTCTTCAGGACCCTGCTGGACTCGCTTGACGGTAACCGCGGAGCCCAAGACGACGAATTCGCCCCTCGCCGACCGTCTCCTCCGCAGTCAAACCTCGTCGACCTGGTCAGCGACACCGTCAAGGAACTGAAGTCCGCCTCCAACGAGAAGGGATACATGCTGGTTGCCGCCGCCCCTGGAAACGATCTCTCCTCCACCGTCGATCTGCTGAACCGCGAG ATATCGCCGAAGGACACGCTGCTGGTCGTCGCCGGTATCTGTTCCGCTGACAAGAAGCCGGTACCGTTCTACGCCAGCGGACCTGGAGCGAAGTCCCTGCTCGAGGCCCGTTCGGTCTGGGATCTTCCGGTCGCCATCAAGACCGCGGTGACCGGAGGCTGCCGGGGCGCCGGATGCAGAGTTCGACGACACGAGCAGACTCTGCCCGTCCTCTCCCGCGCCGCCGCTCCTCTGATTCCGGCCGGCGAGGATAGCGTCCCGAATCTCCGCAGGGTCGAGCGACAGGACGAGGCG gCTGCCGCGGGTTCGGGAATTTCCGCCGACGCCGTCACCCTGATGCTAAGCCTCGCGACttccgtcgtcgcgacgctcgcTGTCAAATTTTAG
- the LOC105684578 gene encoding alpha-tocopherol transfer protein-like: MLLIQPSEEMSKQIRVELNEDPTTRQADLATIKEWLAKQPHLPTFDDDKRLMTFLRGCKFSLEKCKRKLDMYFTMRSVVPEFFSQRDVTRPEMRAVTDVIQVPPLPGLTKSGRRVVLMRGIDKDISTPNVAEAMKLVMMIGDIRLTEEITGVAGDVYILDASVATPTHFAKFTPAMVKKFLVCVQEAYPVKLKEVHVVNVSPLVDTIINFVKPFLKEKIRNRIFVHSTFDTLYEHVSKDILPTEYGGDAGPIQAIHEAWIKKLEEYGPWFAEQESVKTNEALRPGKPKTQDDLFGLDGSFRQLVID, encoded by the exons ATGTTGCTGATACAGCCTTCGGAGGAGATGTCCAAACAGATCCGGGTCGAGTTGAACGAAGACCCGACAACCCGGCAAGCCGATCTTGCGACCATAAAAGAATGGCTGGCTAAGCAGCCTCATCTACCGACTTTCGATG ACGACAAGAGGCTCATGACCTTTTTACGAGGTTGCAAATTCTCGTTGgaaaaatgcaaaagaaaACTCGACATGTACTTCACGATGCGATCCGTGGtgccggaatttttttcccagagGGACGTCACCAGGCCAGAGATGAGAGCTGTCACGGATGTGAT CCAAGTTCCTCCGTTGCCTGGTCTGACGAAGTCCGGACGTCGGGTGGTGTTGATGAGGGGAATCGACAAGGACATCAGTACGCCGAACGTGGCGGAGGCCATGAAACTGGTGATGATGATCGGGGACATCCGTCTCACGGAGGAAATAACCGGAGTCGCCGGCGACGTCTATATACTGGACGCTTCCGTTGCCACCCCAACGCATTTCGCCAAATTCACGCCCGCCATGGTCAAGAAATTTCTGGTTTGCGTACAGGAAGCTTATCCGGTCAAACTGAAAGAAGTCCACGTAGTCAACGTCAGTCCGCTGGTCGATACGATTATAAATTTCGTCAAACCTTTCCTCaaggaaaaaatcaggaaCAGGATATTCGTACACAGCACATTCGACACCCTCTACGAACACGTGTCCAAAGATATCCTGCCCACCGAATACGGCGGCGACGCTGGACCCATCCAAGCCATCCACG AGGCTTGGATAAAAAAGTTGGAAGAATACGGCCCCTGGTTCGCCGAGCAAGAATCCGTAAAAACGAACGAGGCTCTTCGCCCCGGAAAACCAAAGACGCAAGATGACCTCTTCGGACTGGACGGTTCCTTCCGTCAGCTGGTCATCGACTAG